DNA sequence from the Pedobacter sp. W3I1 genome:
AAAACCAAGCGAAAAAACCTGGCTATAACCACTTTTTGGGGATTGTAAATTCAAATCTGATCAGCGAGATCCAGGCCTTTAATCCCAATGTTATATTATTTTTCGGTTGGTCTTATTATAGTCACCTCAAGGCAATCAGGCATTTTAAAAATAAAATTCCTATTTGGTTTAGAGGGGATTCGAACTTAATTGATGATCAGCACTTATTAAAAAAAACACTAAGAAAAATACTGTTGAGATGGGTATATAATGCTGTTGACAAAGCATTTTATGTTGGTAAAGCAAATAAAGCTTATTTTAAAGAAAATGGTTTAAAAGAAAATCAACTTGCTTTTGCTCCCCATTCAATTGATAATGAAAGATTTAAAACTGATCATTATGCAGCGGCCTTCGCATTAAGAACAAAGTTTGGATTAGGTAACAATGATATTCTTATTCTTTTTGCTGGTAAATTTGAGGCAAAGAAAAATCCAACCTTATTAATGAAGGCTTTTTTGGAGATCGATAATCCAACAATCCATTTAGCTTTCGTGGGGAATGGTAAACTCGAATACGAATTAAAAGCCGATAGCAAAAACAGCCGAAGCTCAAATAGAATACATTTTCTTGATTTTCAAAACCAGACTACAATGCCTAGCATTTATCAGGCATGCGATTTATTTTGTCTGCCCTCACAGGGGCCTAGTGAAACTTGGGGATTAGCTGTAAATGAGGCGATGGCTGCAGGGAAAGCTGTACTGGTTTCAAATAAAGTTGGCTCTTATCAAGATTTGGTAAAAGAAGGTTATAATGGTTATGTTTTCCAATCACAAAGCCTTAACAGTCTTAAGGAAAAATTAATACTTTTAAGCAATTTACCAAAATTGCGAAATTTTGGACAAAATTCCTCAGAAATTATTGCATCTTGGAGTTTTGAAGACCAAGCTGAAAAACTCATCAAACATCTTTATGAAAGTATCTGATAAAATATACAATAACAGCGGCAATCTTGGCATTATCAGGTTGATCAAAAAGTTACCTAGCAAAATATTAGATGTAGGATGTGGCGCTGGGAATAATGCCAGCTTATTAAAAGAACTGGGCAACACAATAGATGGCATTACAATTTCGAACGATGAAATGAAGTTAGCGGCTAAATTTTGTGGAAATATTTACAATTTTAACCTAG
Encoded proteins:
- a CDS encoding glycosyltransferase family 4 protein, coding for MSKRLAIVISHPIQYYSPLFQRLSKKCNLKVFYTLGKSDNHYDVDFQKEIKWDIPLLESYEYSFLENQAKKPGYNHFLGIVNSNLISEIQAFNPNVILFFGWSYYSHLKAIRHFKNKIPIWFRGDSNLIDDQHLLKKTLRKILLRWVYNAVDKAFYVGKANKAYFKENGLKENQLAFAPHSIDNERFKTDHYAAAFALRTKFGLGNNDILILFAGKFEAKKNPTLLMKAFLEIDNPTIHLAFVGNGKLEYELKADSKNSRSSNRIHFLDFQNQTTMPSIYQACDLFCLPSQGPSETWGLAVNEAMAAGKAVLVSNKVGSYQDLVKEGYNGYVFQSQSLNSLKEKLILLSNLPKLRNFGQNSSEIIASWSFEDQAEKLIKHLYESI